In Rhodamnia argentea isolate NSW1041297 chromosome 5, ASM2092103v1, whole genome shotgun sequence, the DNA window ATTGCCATTTATCTAAGTATCCAAGACAGGCAGTCGATTTAGAGCCATCACATCCCCAACAATATTCCAACCCAATCCACCCATTTTTGTTCGATGATCCATCATAATCACTGTCAACATTCTAAACCTGGCCCATCTCACAATCGAATTTCCATAGCCTAGCTTCCTACTAGTAGATATACCGAGGAAATAGCTACACAAACGATATAAAAGAacttgccaaaaagaaaatgatatgaATCAAGCTCCACAATGAATCTGATAAAGAATAAGAAAACTAATCATGGTAAGGGAAAGAATCACCTGACGTCAAAAAACACTAAGAAAAAATAATGTAGTTGAAGTGGTGCAGCGGCAAAATTAAGAAGACCTCTCATTTTCCTGAGTATCCACATGCATAACAAGGGCAGGAGCAAGACAAATAACAACACGAGTATGGCATGTGATGAGGTCGGTTTAGCATCTAAAAGCACTGGTGCCAGGCTCCTTTTGACCTCAGGAAGAACACTAAATAAGCAGAGGAAATGGCAGTATAGCCTAACTTCAAGAAGGGTTAACCATTGACATCGTGATAATTGGGACCCTATGTTCACTCATCCATCTCTTTTACCTACAGAATGACCGTATGTAGAAAGCTAACACTTACAAAAACAGATTCAATTCAAAGCTCTCACACTTCCAATCCAAAAAGCCGCCTTCTTTATCTTGTAGCGTAGTAATTGTCTTCCGAGTTTTCAAATTATGCATACCAAATACAGACTGCAGCCTAAATTGCTACTGGAGAAAGTCATACTTTCCCACAATGATCGAAATGCAGAAAACAAAAAGCTCAAAGCCTCAAATACCATGTTCCTGATTTAATTCCTCGACGCATTGCAAGAGCAGAGTTTCACCAAAATCTATATACACATGTGTGAACAGATACTGGACGGATATAACCAGCGGGTCTAACTTACGGCCAGGCCAACTATCAATTcgaaccaaaaaaaggaaaaagacaacaaTTTTCATGTCCTTGAGAGAATAGAATTCGTAAAAATCCAAATCAAGAATGCAATTAAAACCAGATGGATTGATTCAGGTCCAAGGTTCTTAGTCCACGGCACAACAAAATCGGGAAAACAAACTGGGACCAGTAACTTATAATTTTCCGCTCAATTCATAGTAAATTTCCAAGAACTAACTAGTGGGTATCCACCAGCAAGATcccaaaattttccctaaaGATCCCAAAGTTGAGCCTGTTCTCCCATACCCGTTAGCTGACAAGCAGATCGAAACAAAGCGACCCCACAACGACCATTGAGGATGCATGAAAAAGGCACGAATGAGCCGTGAAGGAAAACAGAGAAAGATTGAAGAGGCGAAATCACATACGGGCGTTGCCACATCCAACCATGAGGATGCGAGAGGCGAAGCTGGGGATGTACATGCGAACGAAAGGACGAAGGCCAGAGTAACGCTGGTACCAGTCAAAATGGCCCATCTCTGCTTCCTGCACGTAGCGAGCGTCCCAGTACGAGGCGTCGCCATAGTTGTACGTGTTGCAGCTCGACACGTCCCTGTACatgctcctcctcgtcctcctgcTTCTTCTTCGGCTCGGTCGCTGGTTCGCTGTCAAGCGAGTAGGTGGTTTGGTGGGGATTTCTGCTGCTTCTTTATTCTGTGGCGTGCGAGCGATGGGGCTCGGTTCGGCTGGGGTCTGTGGTGAGACAATTAAAGAGGGAGGCGATTTTTAGTTTGTTCGGGGCGTGCGATTGCTGTTTGCCAACGACGAAGGTTGGTGGTGGTTTTCATGGAGATCCATATTAAGGGTAACATAATCTCATCAGATCATTCATTGTTTTTTCAGACGGTCAATAATCagtcaattcaaattttaaaaggaagaaatttttggatggaatttttttttttaattgacgcGATTAATTGTTAATCTTCTGATGAGAAATGAATGGTCCGATATGAATTATGTTACCCCTACTATGGATCTCCAATGTTAGGAGATCCATTTCCCACATCTCCACTTTAACATCGCTTGGGTCCTGCTTTGGAAATTTTCATCCATTACTTTACcccaaagttcaaaaatgaaacaaattttgaaaaaggaaaagaaaagaaattcttcgtagtttcaagaaaatatgaaaagatttgaacacTCACCGtgcaaatattttaaaatattccAAGAATTTCCCATTTTATAAGAATTAAAGTATCATTATCATAACTTTTTTACAAGCGCaagaattgaaattgagatcCCAAACATTAACATTCCCATCTACTGTCCTATACCCAATCAATCCCTTACCATCAAAGTGAGCAATCAGCTTGAAATATTAATTCACTCGATAGAGTTTTACATGATCGTATTAAAATAGTGTCATAAACTTATGGATTAACATGTCGATTAAGATTGTATTTTCCTCTTTCAAACTTACTGATTTTCCTTTAACGACAAGCGACTTTCTCGCTTCTTCACATTTAAAGTACATTAAATGTATAAGATGATTCTCGTTTCGGGCTCTCAAATAAAGTTCAAGATCCACTTACCCTTAACTACATGTACATTCTAATCTCACGAATCGAGCGCGGCAAACCCTTTTTTCATTACCCTTAACTACCCGTACAGCCTCGCGATGCTCCATCGCCCACCGCCTTGTTGGCGTCTCCATCCCCTCAACCATGACCAACGGCAGTTGCCCTATGATCACCACCggcctcatctctctctctcctcgaagTTGGTGCATGCCGGTGACGGTGTTACTTAGTTATTCTTCTTCTTAAACACCATGATACtagagaaaaatcataaatgacTCTTGAATTTTGACCTAATGTAATGTTATCGttaatgtttttatttgttcaatgtggtctctgaaaaattgataaaatttttgttcaatCTAATTCTTAGACTAGATTATTCACGTAAGGTACTCGCCTCTATTTAGGATATATAATTCACATCATCATATAATGATGAACATATTAacgacctattttttttttctctcttcttctaaaGTAGTGGATAAAAAGATAGACAAGTTAActcattatttttaaaaaaatccaactcatcacataataatcaaatcatcaaaTAAAATGACATTAAACACTTACGAATAGTTCagtgattatattgaataaattaaaagtatatcGCATGGAGACAAAATTTtatggactatttgtgtcattttccctactAATTATTCATTTGCACTTTTCTACTCTATATCTAGGCATCCTAAAGTCAAGAAAAGAATATCTTCAGGGACTTCTAATGTACATTGTGACCAACATTTTGTTCAATACTTGAAATTCTCTTAATTCAATTCACTCAAAAGGTCAAGCTATCAAATCATATGTGCGCCCGTGAGTAAGGGTCAGCAAAAGAATTGGACCAAACCGGCCTATTTGGGCGGTTCGCGCAAGAATCGATCTAGTTCCTAATtcctaaaatttcaaatcggtgAATATCGGTCCAGTTTCCGAAATCAGGTATGGATCCACCCATCCGGACCCCCCaaattgaaatgatttttttttttcaattctcattgttctaatttttcaaaatccTAGTTCTCGTTCTTTTCTCGCTTAAAGTCTCATACTCAGTCACGCTAGTGTTGCTCATGCTTCTCACTCTCACTTCTCTCGATCTCAATCAGGCACTCACGCCTCCCTCACTGCTCGACACCTCTCATTTCTCTTAGTCTCAGCCACACTCACGCCACTCGaggaatatgaaaaagaagatggagatacAGCCAGTTCTTGGATCCGCCCAAAAATCGGGTGGATCCGGGCCGGGTTCTAGATTTCACAAACTGGGAATTCGCCCACCTAGAACCACTCACCCCTTACCCGCGAGGGGTGTTACAAGAGTGTACCTTAAACATTAAGCTAAATAAAACGGGATACGGAACAGAAGTCGTCTTGCGGTATTCACACGTCCTGTGGCACCAAATGCCATCGACTCTACGTGTCCCCTCTCCATTtaattcatctctctctctctctctctctctctctctcatggcgGGTGCCGCCATATATATAGCAAAAGAAAGGTGGCCGTGTCTTGAAGAAGCGAGGATAACATTAGAAGCAGACATGGAAAGCAAAGCGCATCGAGTCGACGGCGATTCCCGTGATCGAACGAACGGGGAGAGCGAAAGAGCTGACGTCGTGGACGACGcggagaaggaaaaggagaaagcgggcggcggcggcgaggaaggagaggaggaggaggaggaggagatgccGTTGATGGCGCTGAACCACGTGTCGAGGCTGTGCAGGTCGGTGAAGGATTCGATGGAGTTCTACAGGAAGGTGCTAGGGTTCGTGCTGATCGAGCGGCCCCAGGCCTTCGACTTCGACGGCGCGTGGCTATTCAACTACGGCATCGGCATCCACCTGGTCCAGTCCCACGACGAGGACCGACT includes these proteins:
- the LOC115742335 gene encoding glyoxylase I 4-like, which translates into the protein MESKAHRVDGDSRDRTNGESERADVVDDAEKEKEKAGGGGEEGEEEEEEEMPLMALNHVSRLCRSVKDSMEFYRKVLGFVLIERPQAFDFDGAWLFNYGIGIHLVQSHDEDRLPPESHPLDPMDNHISFQCEDVGAVEHKLSEMGVEYMKRMVSDDESRASIDQLFFTDPDGFMIEICNCENLKLVPAGSLGKIKLPLDRQNPPVESNKEER